The Streptomyces sp. NBC_01353 genome contains a region encoding:
- a CDS encoding class I SAM-dependent methyltransferase: MAECRICGGAVDEFFDFGRQPVSDSFVTPETAGSEFYFRLAAGICTSCTMVQLMEEVPREQMFHEDYPYRSNGSAVMHRHFEDYANRLLATELSGADPFIVEIGSNDGTMLKTIQKADVRHLGVDPSAQVADFARADGVRVRTAFFEDSTAREIAAADGAADVIFSANTTSHIPYMDSIFRGVDALLAADGVLVLEDRYLGSIMEQRAFDQIYDEHFYLFSVSSVQKMAEIFGFELVDVEPLTVHGGSMRYSIARPGKRTPSAAVTEFVDRERTQGLASPETYKQFSAGVLKSCKELTDLLKDLHAQGRTVVGYGATAKSATVINYCGIGPELLPYICDSTLAKQGRLTPGMHIPVRPSEAFSEPYPEYALLFAWNHAEEIMAKEQGFRDAGGKWILYVPEVHLA, encoded by the coding sequence GTGGCTGAGTGCCGGATCTGCGGTGGCGCTGTTGATGAATTCTTTGATTTTGGACGGCAGCCGGTATCCGATTCTTTCGTGACCCCGGAAACGGCCGGCAGCGAGTTCTACTTCCGACTGGCCGCCGGAATCTGCACCAGCTGCACCATGGTGCAGCTGATGGAGGAAGTCCCCAGGGAGCAGATGTTCCACGAGGACTATCCCTACCGCTCCAATGGTTCCGCCGTGATGCACCGTCATTTCGAGGACTACGCCAACCGACTGCTGGCGACCGAGCTCTCCGGTGCCGACCCGTTCATCGTGGAGATCGGCTCCAACGACGGAACCATGCTCAAGACGATTCAGAAGGCAGATGTACGGCACCTGGGCGTCGACCCGTCCGCACAGGTCGCCGACTTCGCCAGGGCCGACGGGGTGCGGGTGCGCACCGCCTTCTTCGAGGACTCGACGGCGCGTGAGATCGCCGCCGCCGACGGTGCTGCGGATGTCATCTTCTCCGCGAACACCACGAGCCACATCCCGTACATGGACTCCATCTTCCGGGGTGTCGACGCACTGCTGGCAGCCGACGGAGTGCTCGTGCTCGAAGACCGCTATCTGGGCTCGATCATGGAGCAGCGGGCGTTCGACCAGATCTACGACGAGCACTTCTACCTGTTCTCGGTCTCCTCGGTACAGAAGATGGCCGAGATCTTCGGCTTCGAGCTGGTCGATGTCGAACCGCTCACGGTGCACGGCGGGTCGATGCGTTACTCCATCGCGCGGCCGGGGAAGCGTACGCCGTCGGCTGCGGTCACCGAGTTCGTGGACCGGGAACGGACCCAAGGCCTGGCCAGCCCGGAAACGTACAAGCAGTTCTCGGCCGGGGTGCTGAAGAGCTGCAAGGAGCTGACGGATCTGCTCAAGGATCTGCACGCCCAGGGCCGCACGGTCGTCGGTTACGGCGCGACCGCGAAAAGCGCCACGGTCATCAACTACTGCGGTATCGGGCCGGAACTCCTGCCGTACATCTGTGACAGCACACTCGCCAAGCAGGGCCGGCTGACACCGGGAATGCACATTCCCGTCCGGCCGTCCGAAGCCTTCTCCGAGCCCTACCCGGAGTACGCGCTGCTCTTCGCCTGGAACCACGCGGAGGAAATCATGGCGAAGGAGCAG
- a CDS encoding FAD-binding protein yields the protein MTSGYNNRWSAQPEQVLFPTSTAQVVAAVQKAVNEKKKLTVRSGGHCYEDFVYNAEVEVIVDMSLMNEVSFDEKRRAFMIEPGIKLREMYEQLYRGWGVTLPSGYCPLVGVGGQVTGGGTGMYARSFGLTIDNMYAAEVVVVGKDGKVRSVVATREKDDPNRDLWWAVAGGGGGNFGIITRYWMRAPQATGNAPKELLPVPSEQVITAHYKWPWDKVSRKDLGNLLAKHGQWHLDNSGKGNENRRIGSYLSFFPGPKGRIELWAYMDGSDAHSEKLVRAYMDDMNKAVGAAADGPPDVQKLSFLRAYNLNAGRGDVFMNPTLRGEHRSAYLRKPFNDFQIDALYRNMAETDYQNEFDLAWLVLTSLGGKVNDVASDATAFPQRDSIFQLLWEIHWMDEKDDDKHVTWTRKIYSDMYAETGGVPVPNRVNAGCYINYPDSDVADPRFNKSDTPWSELYYGGNYPKLQRAKAKWDPTNFFNHRLSIRLPE from the coding sequence GTGACATCCGGGTACAACAACCGATGGAGCGCCCAGCCGGAGCAGGTGCTGTTCCCCACCTCGACGGCACAGGTGGTGGCCGCCGTCCAGAAGGCCGTCAACGAGAAGAAGAAGCTCACCGTGCGCAGCGGCGGGCATTGTTACGAGGACTTCGTCTACAACGCTGAAGTCGAGGTCATCGTCGATATGAGCCTCATGAATGAGGTCTCCTTCGACGAGAAGCGTCGCGCCTTCATGATCGAGCCGGGGATCAAGCTGCGCGAGATGTACGAACAGCTCTATCGCGGCTGGGGAGTCACTCTCCCCTCCGGCTATTGCCCGCTGGTCGGGGTGGGTGGCCAGGTCACCGGTGGCGGGACTGGAATGTACGCCAGGAGCTTCGGTCTCACCATTGACAACATGTATGCCGCCGAGGTCGTCGTGGTCGGCAAGGACGGGAAAGTCCGAAGCGTCGTAGCCACCCGCGAGAAGGACGATCCGAACCGCGATCTGTGGTGGGCAGTCGCCGGCGGCGGAGGCGGCAATTTCGGAATCATCACCCGCTACTGGATGCGGGCACCGCAGGCGACCGGAAACGCCCCGAAGGAACTGCTGCCGGTCCCGTCGGAGCAGGTCATCACCGCCCATTACAAGTGGCCGTGGGACAAGGTCAGCCGTAAGGACCTCGGCAATCTCCTCGCCAAGCACGGCCAGTGGCACCTGGACAACAGCGGCAAGGGGAACGAGAACCGCCGAATCGGCAGTTACCTGTCGTTCTTCCCCGGGCCGAAGGGGCGCATCGAGCTCTGGGCGTACATGGACGGGTCGGACGCGCACAGCGAGAAGCTGGTGCGGGCCTACATGGACGACATGAACAAGGCGGTGGGCGCCGCCGCCGACGGGCCGCCGGATGTCCAGAAGCTGTCCTTCCTGCGCGCCTACAACCTCAACGCGGGGCGCGGAGACGTCTTCATGAATCCGACCCTCCGCGGTGAGCACCGATCGGCCTACCTGCGCAAGCCGTTCAACGATTTCCAGATCGATGCGCTCTACCGGAACATGGCCGAGACCGACTACCAGAATGAATTCGACCTGGCCTGGCTGGTGTTGACCTCCCTGGGCGGGAAGGTCAACGACGTGGCCAGTGACGCGACGGCCTTCCCCCAGCGCGACTCCATCTTCCAGCTGCTCTGGGAGATTCACTGGATGGACGAGAAGGACGACGACAAGCACGTCACCTGGACCCGCAAGATCTACTCCGACATGTACGCGGAGACCGGCGGCGTCCCCGTACCGAACAGGGTCAACGCCGGCTGCTACATCAACTACCCGGACAGCGACGTCGCCGACCCTCGGTTCAACAAGTCCGACACGCCGTGGTCCGAGCTGTACTACGGGGGCAACTACCCGAAACTGCAGCGAGCCAAGGCCAAGTGGGATCCGACCAACTTCTTCAACCACCGACTGTCGATCCGGCTGCCGGAGTGA
- a CDS encoding NAD(P)-binding domain-containing protein: MLGLGEMGSAIAKTFVDRGYRTTVWNRTASKSAPLAEVGATVAATAAEAVAASPLVVVCLLDGPAVDAVLGSVDAAVAGKVLVNLTSGSPAQARTNESWARERGAEYVDGKIMGDPPYVGTPNIMFPFSGSPSAFKAHEPTLQVLGTIAYHGEDAGLAAVEFMGQVAVAYELLIGFLHTLKLVQAEGVDVAEFAERIAGSIGAFPPLLSSMGKAVKSGDFPPDLGSLDVQAALMDDMISHRESVGVEAVRMREVKKLMDRRIAEGHGDQGFSSLFALLAK; the protein is encoded by the coding sequence GTGCTCGGTCTCGGTGAAATGGGATCGGCGATTGCCAAGACGTTCGTCGACCGCGGATACCGCACGACCGTCTGGAACCGGACCGCGAGCAAGAGCGCGCCGTTAGCCGAAGTCGGTGCCACGGTGGCGGCGACGGCCGCGGAGGCGGTGGCGGCGAGCCCGCTCGTCGTGGTCTGTCTGCTCGACGGCCCGGCGGTCGACGCGGTACTGGGCTCCGTCGATGCCGCGGTCGCGGGCAAGGTGCTGGTGAACCTCACGAGCGGCTCCCCCGCCCAGGCGCGGACGAACGAGAGCTGGGCGCGTGAGCGCGGGGCCGAGTACGTCGACGGCAAGATCATGGGAGATCCGCCGTACGTGGGCACGCCGAACATCATGTTCCCGTTCAGCGGCTCTCCCAGCGCGTTCAAGGCCCACGAGCCGACGCTGCAGGTGCTGGGCACCATCGCGTACCACGGCGAGGACGCCGGCTTGGCCGCCGTGGAGTTCATGGGCCAGGTCGCGGTGGCCTACGAGTTGCTCATCGGCTTCCTGCACACGCTCAAGCTGGTTCAGGCCGAAGGCGTCGACGTGGCGGAGTTCGCCGAGCGCATCGCCGGCTCGATCGGAGCCTTCCCTCCCTTGCTGTCCTCGATGGGCAAGGCGGTCAAGAGCGGCGACTTCCCGCCGGATCTCGGTTCGCTCGACGTCCAGGCGGCGCTGATGGACGACATGATCAGTCATCGGGAATCCGTCGGCGTGGAAGCCGTGCGGATGCGCGAGGTCAAGAAGCTGATGGACCGGCGGATCGCCGAAGGCCACGGCGATCAGGGATTCTCGAGTCTGTTCGCGTTGCTGGCGAAGTGA
- a CDS encoding NAD(P)H-dependent oxidoreductase, whose protein sequence is MLERRLNVAVIIGSTRTGRFGPVPAKWIAAEAAKRDDFDVDVIDLAQVWLPDMLPESLDGPLPQAVTDLAPWLARADAFVIVTPEYNHSFPASLKNAIDWYVDEWKAKPVAFVSYGGIAGGLRAVADLRGIFPGLHAVTVRDTVCFPNYQGYFDDEGRPLDPEGCGTAAKTMFDQLAWWGHALCDARARQPYPG, encoded by the coding sequence ATGCTGGAACGCAGACTGAACGTGGCCGTGATCATCGGCAGCACCCGTACGGGCCGCTTCGGCCCCGTCCCCGCCAAGTGGATCGCCGCCGAGGCGGCCAAGCGGGACGACTTCGACGTCGACGTGATCGACCTGGCCCAGGTGTGGCTGCCCGACATGCTGCCGGAGAGCCTCGACGGTCCGTTGCCGCAGGCCGTGACCGACCTCGCCCCCTGGCTCGCCAGGGCCGACGCGTTCGTGATCGTCACGCCGGAGTACAACCACAGCTTCCCCGCCTCACTGAAGAACGCCATCGACTGGTACGTCGACGAGTGGAAGGCGAAGCCGGTCGCCTTCGTCTCCTACGGCGGCATCGCCGGCGGGCTGCGCGCGGTGGCCGACCTGCGCGGGATCTTCCCCGGGCTGCACGCCGTCACCGTCCGGGACACCGTCTGCTTCCCCAACTACCAGGGCTACTTCGACGACGAGGGTCGGCCCTTGGACCCCGAGGGCTGCGGGACTGCGGCCAAGACCATGTTCGACCAACTCGCCTGGTGGGGGCACGCCTTGTGCGACGCCCGCGCCAGGCAGCCGTATCCGGGCTAG
- a CDS encoding MFS transporter → MSSNAPEAPVRKAGTREWLGLAVLALPTLLISLDQSVLYLALPHLAEGLNPTGTQTLWIMDIYGFLIAGFLITMGTLGDRVGRRKLLMIGATAVGITSVAAAYSTSAEALIVTRALLGIAAATLMPSTLALISNMFQDPYQRGRAIAVWASCFMGGTALGPVIGGTMLEYFWWGSVFLLGVPVMVVLLIVAPFLLPEYKDANAGKIDLVSVVLSLLSILSVIYGLKELARYGFELVPVAAIVFGVAVGAVFVSRQGKLAAPLLDLKLFKVGAFTAALLILMVSMLGTGGGYLFITGFVQMVEGYSPMEAGLWMVPAAVASIIAAQLAPRFAKTHQLSTVIGVSLLIGMIGYVLLVFVGPVGGMPLLVAGFVITFIGVGTLGALGTNLVVGSVPPERGGSAAALSSICGDLGTALGIATLGSLGTAFYRGSLDVPDGTPAAAADSAEGSMEGAIAAARDLPAEASDNLLTAAGEAYTSGLNAIGVACAVVTAISATIAFTLLRKKSGDAPTQQEEKAEDSLSTT, encoded by the coding sequence ATGTCATCGAACGCCCCCGAGGCCCCTGTCCGGAAGGCCGGGACCCGGGAATGGCTGGGGCTCGCCGTGCTGGCCCTGCCCACCCTGCTCATCTCCCTCGATCAGAGCGTGCTGTACCTGGCCCTGCCCCACCTCGCCGAGGGGCTGAACCCGACCGGCACGCAGACGCTGTGGATCATGGACATCTACGGCTTCCTGATCGCCGGCTTCCTCATCACCATGGGCACGCTGGGCGACCGGGTCGGCCGCCGCAAACTGCTGATGATCGGCGCGACGGCCGTCGGCATCACCTCGGTCGCGGCCGCCTACTCCACCAGCGCCGAGGCCCTGATCGTCACCCGCGCCCTGCTCGGCATCGCCGCCGCAACGCTGATGCCGTCCACCCTCGCCCTCATCAGCAACATGTTCCAGGACCCGTACCAGCGCGGCCGCGCCATCGCGGTGTGGGCCAGCTGCTTCATGGGGGGCACCGCGCTCGGCCCGGTCATCGGCGGCACGATGCTGGAGTACTTCTGGTGGGGATCGGTGTTCCTGCTCGGGGTGCCCGTCATGGTGGTGCTGCTGATCGTCGCCCCCTTCCTGCTGCCGGAGTACAAGGACGCCAACGCCGGCAAGATCGACCTGGTCAGCGTCGTCCTGTCGCTGCTGTCGATCCTGTCGGTCATCTACGGGCTGAAGGAACTCGCGCGCTACGGCTTCGAGTTGGTGCCGGTCGCCGCGATCGTCTTCGGTGTGGCCGTCGGCGCGGTGTTCGTGTCACGGCAGGGCAAGCTGGCCGCTCCGCTGCTGGACCTGAAGCTCTTCAAGGTCGGTGCGTTCACCGCCGCGCTGCTGATCCTGATGGTCTCGATGCTCGGCACGGGTGGCGGCTACCTCTTCATCACCGGGTTCGTCCAGATGGTGGAGGGCTACTCGCCGATGGAGGCGGGTCTGTGGATGGTGCCCGCGGCCGTCGCGTCGATCATCGCCGCGCAGCTGGCCCCGAGGTTCGCCAAGACGCACCAGCTCAGCACGGTCATCGGGGTGAGCCTGCTCATCGGCATGATCGGATACGTGCTGCTCGTCTTCGTCGGCCCGGTCGGCGGGATGCCGCTGCTGGTGGCCGGCTTCGTGATCACGTTCATCGGCGTCGGCACCTTGGGGGCGCTCGGCACCAACCTGGTCGTCGGGTCGGTTCCGCCGGAGCGGGGCGGCTCCGCTGCGGCCCTCTCCTCCATCTGCGGTGACCTGGGCACCGCGCTCGGCATCGCCACGCTCGGCAGCCTGGGCACCGCCTTCTACCGCGGCTCGCTCGATGTGCCCGACGGCACCCCGGCGGCCGCCGCCGACTCCGCCGAGGGAAGCATGGAGGGCGCCATCGCGGCCGCCAGGGACCTGCCGGCCGAGGCATCCGACAACCTGCTGACCGCCGCAGGGGAGGCCTACACCAGCGGGCTGAACGCGATCGGCGTCGCCTGCGCCGTCGTCACCGCGATCAGCGCGACCATCGCGTTCACCTTGCTGCGCAAGAAGTCCGGCGATGCTCCGACGCAGCAGGAGGAGAAGGCCGAGGACTCGCTCTCGACCACCTGA
- a CDS encoding BTAD domain-containing putative transcriptional regulator produces the protein MRFGVLGSLGVWTADGRPVRVPELKVRALLAALLVHRGRPVSADRLIDDLWGTKLPNNPAGVLQNKVWQLRRALEAAEPGGRDLVVSLSPGYQLRAGPDAVDADRFHDLTTRARATGDPRGRAALLADALAVWRGPAFADFADEEFTRAARDLLEEQRLTALEEQAEARLELGEHALVADELGDLVALHPLRERLRTAHVRALYLAGRQSAALSSYTDLRERLAESLGLDPSPELAALHQAILTQDPALTAVPSPVTTAVRPPTNVPAALTGLIGRAEAIGELRSLLDANRLVTLTGSGGVGKTQLALATAAQVGEVFPGGVRLAEFAALDPAPGARAHAPGRRTMASATEVHEIVGAVLGVRDDTTPSPGAGGEPLSLTARVAHALGDRPTLLIFDNCEHVIEPVAELAELLLKAAPGLRILATSQTPLGITGEHLQEVPPLRRPEPRTELSPAAVRRFSAVELFVARATAAAPHFVLDETNVDAVVSICRRLDGIPLALEMAATRVRALGVRELAARLDDRFHLLAGGTRSAPARQRTLRAVIDWSWELLGAQEQAVLGRLAVHADGCTLGAAEEICAAEDVDRTEVLDVLSRLVDASLVVMTDGTDGPRYQLLESVTAYCVERLRETGEFDDVRRRHRDYYTGLAEQAEPHLRGHGQRQWLHRLDAETANLRTALDCAVQLGDADCALRLANALSWYWYLRGRNNEAKRSLTAALSIGGAPLAATARATALLGGFKLVLGGIADPVTEYRTALQPYEQVDDPQGKARAQWFLASMLYGIGDPTPSENLVHQALTTFRSLGDRWGMAAALNSRTFHANLRGDFAALRRDGEQSLELFRELGDQWGQLQAMVPLGTLATVIGDYQQAGRLYRDGLRMAEDLGLWLHVSFHLSNLGRVALLTGDLPQADEFHERARRLAAEQSDTFGEQFAEIGLALGARRAGRLDAAETHLYRVVDLHRRMGYEPAKPSLILAELGFVAECRGDAQAALALQLDCYAAACDAGDPRAVALALEGLAGAQSLAGHHEHAARLLGAATAARQSVRTPLQAGERFDVDRIATRVRDALGEARYDAEFGRGGVLTPEEHLRNPLP, from the coding sequence ATGCGTTTCGGGGTTCTTGGTTCGTTGGGGGTGTGGACAGCCGATGGGCGGCCGGTCCGGGTCCCGGAACTCAAGGTCCGCGCTCTGCTGGCCGCCCTTCTGGTGCACCGGGGACGACCGGTCTCCGCCGACAGGCTGATCGACGACCTGTGGGGTACGAAGCTGCCGAACAACCCGGCCGGCGTACTGCAGAACAAGGTGTGGCAGCTGCGGCGCGCCCTCGAGGCCGCCGAGCCGGGCGGCCGGGACCTCGTGGTCTCGCTCTCGCCGGGATACCAACTGCGGGCCGGGCCCGACGCGGTGGACGCGGACCGGTTCCACGACCTCACGACACGGGCGCGGGCGACCGGCGACCCCCGGGGGCGAGCCGCCCTGTTGGCGGACGCGCTGGCGGTGTGGCGCGGGCCCGCGTTCGCCGACTTCGCCGACGAGGAGTTCACCCGCGCCGCGCGGGACCTGCTGGAGGAACAGCGGCTGACCGCGCTGGAGGAGCAGGCCGAGGCGCGGCTGGAGCTGGGCGAGCATGCTCTGGTGGCCGACGAACTCGGTGACCTGGTCGCCCTGCACCCGCTGCGGGAACGGCTGCGCACCGCTCATGTACGCGCTCTCTACCTCGCGGGCCGCCAGAGCGCCGCGCTGAGCAGCTACACCGACCTGCGCGAGCGGCTGGCCGAGAGCCTGGGCCTGGACCCCAGCCCCGAACTCGCGGCTCTGCACCAGGCGATCCTCACCCAGGATCCGGCCCTGACCGCCGTCCCCTCTCCCGTCACCACCGCGGTCCGCCCGCCGACGAACGTGCCGGCCGCGCTCACCGGCCTGATCGGCCGGGCCGAGGCGATCGGCGAGCTCCGCTCGCTGCTCGACGCGAACAGGCTGGTGACGCTCACCGGCTCGGGCGGGGTCGGCAAGACCCAACTGGCGCTCGCGACCGCCGCGCAGGTCGGTGAGGTGTTCCCGGGCGGAGTGCGGCTGGCCGAGTTCGCCGCGCTCGACCCGGCCCCGGGGGCACGGGCACACGCCCCGGGCCGGCGGACCATGGCTTCGGCGACCGAGGTGCACGAGATCGTCGGCGCGGTCCTCGGAGTGCGGGACGACACGACTCCGAGCCCGGGGGCCGGGGGCGAGCCGCTCTCGCTGACCGCCCGTGTCGCCCACGCACTGGGCGACAGACCGACCCTGCTGATCTTCGACAACTGCGAGCATGTGATCGAGCCGGTCGCCGAGCTGGCCGAGCTGTTGCTCAAAGCGGCTCCGGGCCTACGAATCCTGGCGACCAGTCAGACACCGCTCGGAATCACCGGGGAGCACCTCCAGGAGGTACCCCCGCTGCGCCGGCCCGAGCCCAGGACCGAGCTCAGCCCCGCGGCCGTGCGCCGCTTCAGCGCGGTGGAGCTGTTCGTGGCGCGGGCCACCGCGGCGGCACCCCACTTCGTACTCGACGAGACCAACGTCGACGCGGTCGTCTCGATCTGCCGGCGCCTCGACGGCATTCCGCTCGCCCTGGAGATGGCCGCCACCCGGGTACGGGCACTGGGCGTACGCGAGCTGGCCGCGCGCCTCGACGACCGGTTCCACCTCCTCGCGGGGGGAACGCGCAGCGCCCCGGCCCGCCAGCGCACCCTGCGGGCGGTGATCGACTGGAGCTGGGAGCTGCTCGGCGCCCAGGAGCAGGCGGTGCTCGGGCGGCTGGCCGTGCACGCCGACGGCTGTACGCTCGGCGCCGCCGAAGAGATCTGCGCCGCTGAGGACGTGGACCGTACGGAAGTGCTCGACGTGCTCTCCCGGCTGGTGGACGCTTCGCTGGTGGTCATGACCGACGGCACGGACGGACCCCGGTACCAGCTGCTCGAATCGGTCACCGCCTACTGCGTCGAACGCCTCCGTGAGACGGGCGAGTTCGATGACGTCCGGCGCAGGCACCGCGATTACTACACCGGCCTGGCGGAGCAGGCCGAGCCGCATCTGCGGGGTCACGGCCAGCGGCAGTGGCTGCACCGCCTGGACGCCGAGACCGCGAATCTGCGGACGGCGCTGGACTGCGCGGTGCAGCTCGGCGACGCCGACTGCGCGCTGCGCCTCGCGAACGCGCTCAGCTGGTACTGGTACCTGCGCGGCCGGAACAACGAGGCCAAGCGGTCGCTGACCGCGGCGCTGTCGATCGGCGGCGCGCCGCTCGCCGCCACAGCCAGGGCCACCGCCCTGCTGGGCGGCTTCAAGCTGGTGCTCGGCGGCATCGCCGACCCGGTGACGGAGTACCGCACCGCCCTGCAGCCGTACGAACAGGTCGACGACCCGCAGGGAAAGGCTCGTGCCCAGTGGTTCCTCGCATCCATGCTCTACGGCATCGGCGATCCGACGCCGAGCGAGAATCTGGTCCATCAGGCACTGACGACGTTCCGGTCACTCGGCGACCGGTGGGGCATGGCAGCGGCCCTGAACAGCCGGACCTTCCACGCGAACCTGAGGGGAGATTTCGCCGCGCTGCGGCGGGACGGTGAGCAGAGCCTCGAACTGTTCCGGGAACTGGGCGACCAGTGGGGGCAGCTTCAGGCCATGGTGCCGCTCGGGACGCTGGCCACCGTCATCGGCGACTACCAGCAGGCCGGGCGGTTGTACCGGGACGGACTGCGGATGGCCGAGGACCTGGGGCTCTGGCTCCACGTGTCCTTCCATCTCTCCAATCTCGGCCGGGTCGCGCTGCTGACCGGTGACCTGCCGCAGGCCGACGAGTTCCACGAGCGCGCGAGACGGCTCGCTGCCGAGCAGTCGGACACGTTCGGGGAGCAGTTCGCCGAGATCGGGCTCGCCCTCGGGGCGCGCAGGGCGGGCAGGCTCGACGCGGCCGAGACGCATCTGTACCGCGTGGTCGACCTGCACCGTCGGATGGGCTACGAGCCGGCCAAGCCCTCGCTGATCCTGGCCGAGCTGGGGTTCGTCGCGGAGTGCCGCGGCGACGCGCAGGCAGCTCTGGCGCTCCAGCTCGACTGCTACGCCGCCGCCTGCGACGCGGGCGATCCACGGGCGGTCGCGCTGGCCCTGGAGGGTCTGGCCGGGGCGCAGTCCCTGGCCGGTCACCACGAGCACGCCGCCCGGTTGCTGGGGGCGGCCACCGCGGCCAGGCAGTCCGTCCGGACACCGCTGCAGGCCGGTGAACGCTTCGATGTGGACCGCATCGCGACCCGGGTCAGGGACGCGCTGGGCGAGGCGCGCTACGACGCCGAGTTCGGGCGGGGCGGCGTACTGACGCCGGAAGAGCATCTGCGTAACCCGCTTCCTTGA
- a CDS encoding glucose-1-phosphate thymidylyltransferase, whose translation MKALVLSGGTGARLRPFTHSTPKQLLPIAGKAVLEHVLNNILDAGITDIGIIVGDQADKISEIIGDGSRFGVRITYIRQTQPLGLAHCVVIAREFLGEDDFLMYLGDNMLPEGIAELTRTFARERPTAQIAVQKVPDPSAFGVAEIDATGTVQRLVEKPADPRSDLALIGVYFFTPAIHEAVAAITPSARGELEITDAIQWLVAQDTLVKAVEYLGYWQDTGQVDAVLECNRRMLDAIRSERSGEVDGASRLTGEVIVESGARVVRSTIEGPAFIGVGTVVEDSHIGRHTSIGRNCALRDTRIADSIVLDGATVSGLDHLSRSLIGKSASVRTAGHHHLVVGDDSVVEVAQ comes from the coding sequence GTGAAGGCTCTAGTGCTATCCGGCGGGACAGGGGCCCGGCTCCGGCCTTTCACCCATTCCACGCCGAAGCAGCTCCTTCCGATTGCCGGCAAGGCAGTTCTGGAACATGTGCTGAACAACATCCTGGACGCGGGCATCACCGATATCGGGATCATCGTCGGAGATCAGGCCGACAAGATCAGCGAGATAATCGGCGACGGCAGCCGGTTCGGTGTCCGCATCACCTATATACGCCAGACCCAGCCGCTGGGACTGGCCCACTGCGTGGTCATCGCCCGCGAGTTCCTGGGCGAGGACGACTTCCTGATGTACCTCGGCGACAACATGCTGCCCGAGGGGATCGCCGAACTCACCCGGACGTTCGCGAGAGAGCGGCCGACCGCGCAGATCGCCGTGCAAAAGGTCCCCGACCCCAGCGCGTTCGGTGTCGCCGAAATCGATGCGACGGGAACCGTGCAGCGCCTGGTGGAGAAGCCGGCCGACCCCCGCAGTGATCTCGCCCTCATCGGCGTCTATTTCTTTACTCCGGCCATTCATGAGGCAGTCGCCGCCATCACGCCCAGTGCGCGCGGCGAACTGGAGATCACCGACGCAATTCAGTGGCTGGTGGCCCAGGACACCCTGGTCAAGGCTGTCGAATATCTCGGCTATTGGCAGGACACCGGGCAGGTCGACGCCGTCCTGGAATGCAATCGGCGAATGCTGGACGCAATCCGGTCCGAGCGCTCCGGCGAGGTCGACGGAGCGAGCCGGCTCACCGGCGAGGTCATCGTCGAGTCGGGCGCGCGCGTGGTGCGTTCGACGATCGAGGGACCGGCGTTCATCGGCGTCGGCACGGTAGTGGAGGACAGCCACATCGGCCGGCACACCTCGATCGGCCGGAACTGCGCGCTGCGGGACACCCGGATCGCCGACTCCATCGTGCTCGACGGTGCGACGGTGTCGGGCCTGGACCACCTCAGCCGCTCCCTGATAGGCAAGTCGGCCTCGGTCCGTACCGCCGGACACCACCACCTGGTGGTCGGGGACGACTCCGTGGTGGAGGTAGCACAATGA